One genomic window of Thermococcus sp. includes the following:
- a CDS encoding SLC13 family permease produces the protein MVLYITLAIIDNSLPKRTFGLVDWGSLSIITALIIPSKGLELSGIFGKLAPKLVERANHSGKRLLLLLLPTIAFSSAVIMNDTAMLVFIPLVVALSELSGLDKAKAVTLSAISANIGSALTPIGNPQNIIIWHRYELSFTTFTLRMFPFILLWLAILLTFVLFSREERLTLGSIPGVALRKNLFLLSLLTLITNVYLGETGKHYLALLITLVVFLMFEREVLLSFDWALVLTFALIFVDFNELSIILQSSGLSLPREGALLILTSAGVSQLISNVPATVVFLNSNPRWLPLAVGVNAGGNGVIVGSLANLIAIRIARISVRDFHRYSVPYFLLSLAVAIVAFDF, from the coding sequence ATGGTGCTTTATATAACTCTGGCAATCATAGATAACTCGCTCCCGAAGAGAACCTTCGGTCTAGTAGACTGGGGGAGTCTGAGCATCATAACGGCGCTGATAATACCTTCAAAAGGACTTGAACTCTCTGGAATATTTGGGAAGCTCGCACCAAAACTCGTGGAGAGGGCAAACCACTCCGGAAAAAGGCTTCTCCTTCTCCTCCTTCCTACGATAGCCTTCTCTTCGGCTGTGATAATGAACGACACGGCAATGCTGGTTTTCATTCCACTCGTCGTTGCCCTCTCTGAGCTTTCCGGTCTGGATAAGGCGAAGGCCGTGACGCTTTCGGCAATCTCAGCGAACATCGGCTCGGCCCTAACGCCAATAGGCAACCCACAGAACATAATAATCTGGCACAGGTATGAACTCAGCTTCACGACCTTTACTCTGAGGATGTTCCCCTTTATTCTACTCTGGCTTGCGATTCTCCTGACGTTCGTTCTCTTCTCGCGTGAGGAGAGGTTAACCCTTGGGTCAATTCCCGGGGTGGCCCTCCGAAAGAACCTGTTTCTCCTTTCACTTTTAACCCTCATCACAAACGTTTATCTGGGAGAAACGGGGAAACATTACCTTGCCCTTCTTATCACGCTGGTTGTTTTTCTCATGTTTGAAAGGGAAGTCCTTCTAAGCTTTGACTGGGCCCTGGTTCTGACGTTTGCCCTCATCTTTGTGGACTTTAACGAGCTTTCCATCATCCTCCAGAGCTCAGGACTGTCTCTTCCCAGAGAGGGGGCGCTTTTAATCCTGACCTCCGCGGGTGTAAGCCAATTAATCAGCAACGTCCCCGCGACGGTGGTCTTTCTGAACTCGAATCCGCGGTGGCTTCCCCTCGCGGTTGGTGTAAACGCCGGGGGAAACGGCGTTATAGTGGGCTCCCTCGCGAACCTTATAGCCATTAGGATAGCCCGAATTTCGGTGAGGGATTTCCACAGATACTCTGTCCCTTATTTTCTCCTGTCCCTTGCGGTGGCCATTGTTGCGTTTGATTTTTAA
- a CDS encoding DUF998 domain-containing protein: MKRMVWTGFAGGLTYWLFVAWSISRNSWFSFWRNALSDLGGPNANSPWIYNVGLMVSSVFIIGFAIYLILTSENKLQTIGGAYISVSAIFLALIGVFHEGTKPHVFVSTYFFFQFFLGVLIYGLGSGNTVKGGSLLLFVLAIVGALVRWPSTALLETYEIILLMTFTLLVALRGDEK, from the coding sequence ATGAAAAGAATGGTGTGGACAGGTTTTGCTGGAGGTCTAACGTACTGGCTCTTCGTCGCCTGGAGCATCTCACGCAACTCCTGGTTCTCCTTCTGGAGAAACGCTCTCAGCGACCTTGGGGGGCCAAACGCAAACTCGCCCTGGATTTACAACGTGGGTCTCATGGTCTCGTCGGTTTTTATAATAGGCTTCGCTATATATCTTATTCTAACGTCGGAGAATAAGCTCCAAACCATTGGAGGGGCCTATATCAGTGTTTCTGCAATTTTTCTGGCCCTGATAGGGGTTTTCCATGAAGGAACGAAACCCCACGTCTTTGTGTCCACATACTTTTTCTTCCAGTTCTTCTTAGGGGTTCTAATATACGGCCTTGGCTCTGGAAACACCGTCAAGGGTGGGTCCCTTCTACTTTTTGTGCTCGCCATTGTAGGTGCCCTCGTGAGGTGGCCCTCAACGGCTTTATTGGAGACCTATGAGATAATTCTTCTGATGACCTTTACACTCCTTGTTGCCCTCCGGGGTGATGAGAAATGA